The Rhizobium sp. WSM4643 genome has a window encoding:
- a CDS encoding YciI family protein, translated as MIVARYALSDPGKAGERSRLLEEHKAYLNGAAIRILLSGPSAPPAEGKGSTAVVIAEVETLAEFEAFSAEDPFVRSGVYRSIDVFEWRPTLGLLLARGMPRSTDCSS; from the coding sequence ATGATCGTTGCTCGCTATGCGCTATCCGACCCCGGCAAGGCTGGCGAGCGTTCCCGATTGCTCGAGGAACACAAGGCCTATCTGAATGGCGCGGCGATCCGCATCTTGCTTTCCGGACCTTCTGCACCGCCGGCGGAGGGCAAGGGTTCGACCGCCGTCGTGATCGCGGAAGTCGAAACGCTCGCCGAGTTCGAGGCGTTCAGTGCTGAAGATCCCTTCGTCCGCTCCGGTGTTTACCGCAGCATCGATGTATTCGAATGGCGGCCCACTTTGGGGCTTCTTCTGGCGAGGGGGATGCCTCGGTCGACAGATTGCTCAAGCTGA
- a CDS encoding sulfonate ABC transporter substrate-binding protein — MKITRRAFTALAAGAIATPLTHVRPAGAADKIVRIGYQKYGTLVLLKGKGLLEKKLKSIDYTVEWTEFSGGPQLLEALNAGAVDFGSTGETPPIFAQAANAPLVYIAHEPPAPRGEAILVPRDSPIKSVAELKGKKVAFNKGSNVHYLLVKALEEAGLTYEDVEPSFLAPADGRAAFEKGAVDAWVIWDPFQAAAEVAIEARELRNGEGIVPNHQFYVGTNALVDGHAQAIDVLIDAISEIDEWTKSDTAAAAAELSPSVGIPEPVLVKALERQSYGVKSLDDSVVAQQQSIADTFFKLKLIPKEVTIADVVRKGKA, encoded by the coding sequence ATGAAGATCACAAGACGAGCTTTCACGGCACTGGCCGCAGGTGCCATCGCGACACCTTTGACGCATGTCCGGCCGGCTGGCGCGGCTGACAAGATCGTGCGTATCGGCTACCAGAAATATGGAACTCTGGTGCTTCTCAAGGGCAAAGGCTTGCTGGAGAAGAAACTCAAATCCATCGACTATACGGTTGAATGGACCGAATTTTCGGGCGGTCCCCAGCTCCTCGAGGCCCTGAACGCCGGTGCTGTCGATTTCGGATCGACCGGCGAAACGCCACCGATCTTCGCCCAGGCCGCGAACGCTCCGCTTGTCTATATCGCACATGAGCCGCCCGCCCCGCGCGGCGAAGCCATATTGGTCCCCAGGGATAGCCCGATAAAGTCGGTCGCGGAGCTGAAGGGCAAGAAGGTCGCCTTCAACAAGGGCTCGAACGTGCATTACCTGCTCGTTAAGGCACTCGAAGAGGCCGGCTTGACCTATGAGGACGTGGAGCCATCCTTCCTCGCTCCAGCCGACGGCCGCGCAGCTTTCGAAAAGGGCGCAGTGGATGCATGGGTCATCTGGGATCCCTTCCAGGCAGCTGCGGAAGTGGCGATCGAAGCGAGAGAGCTCAGAAACGGCGAGGGCATCGTTCCCAATCACCAGTTCTATGTCGGCACGAATGCGCTGGTTGACGGCCACGCCCAGGCGATCGATGTCTTGATCGACGCCATTTCCGAGATCGACGAATGGACCAAATCCGACACCGCGGCTGCGGCTGCAGAGCTATCACCGTCGGTCGGCATCCCCGAACCTGTCCTCGTCAAGGCGCTCGAACGTCAGTCCTATGGGGTCAAGAGCCTGGATGACTCTGTCGTCGCGCAGCAGCAGAGCATCGCCGACACCTTTTTCAAACTCAAGCTCATTCCCAAGGAGGTGACGATTGCGGACGTTGTCCGCAAGGGCAAGGCGTAG
- a CDS encoding DUF488 domain-containing protein, with the protein MALHIKRIYEPKDDKDGMRILVDRLWPRGLSKQDAAVDIWLKDIAPSPALRRWFGHDPAKWTEFQRRYRDELEKNPSAVEELKRQIGQSDATLLYAAKDLHHNHAIVLQHFVGEG; encoded by the coding sequence ATGGCTTTGCACATCAAACGAATTTACGAGCCGAAAGACGATAAGGACGGCATGCGCATCCTGGTCGACAGGCTATGGCCTCGCGGGTTGAGCAAGCAGGATGCAGCAGTCGATATCTGGCTGAAGGATATCGCGCCAAGCCCGGCGCTACGCCGTTGGTTCGGCCACGACCCCGCCAAATGGACCGAGTTCCAGCGCCGCTATCGAGACGAGCTGGAAAAGAATCCGTCCGCCGTCGAGGAACTGAAACGCCAGATTGGGCAATCGGACGCGACGCTTCTCTACGCTGCGAAAGACCTGCACCACAATCACGCTATCGTTCTGCAGCACTTCGTCGGCGAAGGCTGA
- a CDS encoding aldehyde dehydrogenase, with the protein MNISLLINGADRAASGGRTYDRIDPFTEKLASRAAAAGLEDVAAAVDAASAAFGAWSKTGPGQRRAILMKAADIMDSKVAEFTRLMIEETGSTAPWAGFNVMLAANILREAGAMTTQIAGEIIPSDKPGTLAMGVRQAAGVCLAIAPWNAPVILATRAIAMPIACGNTVVLKASEQCPGTHRLIATALTEAGLPAGVINVITNAPEDAPEIVTALIAHPAVKRVNFTGSTKVGKIIAETCGKYLKPALLELGGKAPLVILDDADIDGAVGAAIFGAFMHQGQICMSTERIIVDETIADQFVAKLAARASQLPAGDPRGHVVLGSLISLDAAKKMEELIADATAKGAKLVAGGKRSGTVVEATLLDHVTPEMRVYAEESFGPVKPIIRVSGEEEAIRIANDTEYGLSSAVFSRNVQRAMAVAARIESGICHINGPTVNDEAQMPFGGVKGSGYGRFGGKAAIAEFTDLRWITVEDSAQHYPF; encoded by the coding sequence ATGAATATTTCCCTCCTCATCAACGGCGCAGACCGCGCGGCCTCCGGCGGCCGGACCTATGACCGCATCGATCCCTTCACCGAGAAGCTCGCAAGCCGGGCCGCCGCAGCAGGCCTGGAGGATGTTGCCGCAGCCGTCGATGCAGCCAGCGCTGCCTTCGGCGCCTGGTCGAAGACCGGCCCCGGCCAGCGCCGCGCGATCCTGATGAAGGCTGCCGACATCATGGATTCCAAAGTCGCCGAGTTTACCCGGCTGATGATCGAGGAGACGGGCTCAACTGCGCCCTGGGCCGGCTTCAACGTCATGCTCGCCGCCAATATCCTGCGCGAGGCCGGCGCCATGACGACGCAGATCGCAGGCGAAATCATTCCTTCCGACAAACCCGGCACGCTTGCCATGGGGGTCCGCCAGGCTGCCGGCGTCTGCCTGGCGATTGCTCCCTGGAATGCGCCGGTCATCCTCGCCACCCGCGCCATCGCCATGCCGATCGCCTGCGGCAACACCGTCGTCCTCAAGGCATCCGAACAATGCCCCGGCACGCACCGGCTGATTGCCACCGCGCTGACCGAAGCCGGCCTGCCGGCCGGCGTCATCAATGTCATCACCAACGCGCCGGAGGATGCGCCTGAGATCGTCACCGCGCTGATTGCCCATCCGGCCGTCAAGCGCGTGAACTTCACCGGCTCGACCAAGGTCGGCAAGATCATCGCCGAGACCTGCGGCAAATATCTGAAGCCCGCCCTTCTCGAACTCGGCGGCAAGGCGCCGCTGGTTATCCTCGACGATGCCGATATCGACGGTGCCGTCGGTGCCGCCATTTTCGGCGCCTTCATGCACCAGGGCCAGATCTGCATGTCGACGGAGCGGATCATCGTCGACGAGACGATCGCCGATCAGTTCGTCGCCAAACTGGCCGCCCGCGCCAGCCAGCTCCCGGCCGGCGATCCGCGCGGCCACGTCGTCCTCGGTTCGCTGATCAGCCTCGACGCGGCGAAGAAAATGGAGGAGCTGATTGCCGATGCGACGGCCAAGGGTGCAAAACTCGTGGCCGGCGGCAAGCGCTCGGGCACCGTGGTCGAGGCGACGCTGCTTGATCACGTTACGCCCGAGATGCGCGTCTATGCGGAAGAGTCCTTCGGCCCGGTCAAGCCGATCATTCGCGTCTCCGGCGAGGAGGAAGCCATCCGCATCGCCAACGACACCGAATACGGCCTGTCGTCGGCCGTCTTCAGCCGGAATGTCCAACGGGCAATGGCGGTTGCGGCACGGATCGAATCCGGCATCTGCCACATCAACGGCCCGACGGTGAACGACGAGGCGCAAATGCCCTTTGGCGGCGTCAAGGGCAGCGGCTACGGCCGTTTCGGCGGCAAGGCGGCGATCGCCGAATTCACCGACTTGCGCTGGATCACGGTCGAGGATTCCGCCCAGCACTATCCCTTCTGA
- a CDS encoding coniferyl-alcohol dehydrogenase: protein MLFGKTILVTGVASGIGARTAELAGQMGAEVIGVDVREPASGSAAFIKGDLSTASGVAEIAARLPTRLDALANVAGLSGSSGVASTLAVNFYGLRALSEALAPRLREGGAIVNVASIAGYGWRANLERAKSLTSIEGFPELAAIVAEHGLKDEEGYPLSKELLLLWTMQAAHQPLFKNRGIRVNAVSPGPVETPILKQFRAVLGDARVDSDITRVGRAGTSTDIAPAILFLCSDGARWINGTNLAADGGLEASINAEVLGF from the coding sequence ATGCTTTTTGGTAAAACAATCCTGGTGACCGGTGTGGCTTCCGGCATCGGCGCCCGCACGGCTGAGCTGGCCGGCCAGATGGGTGCCGAAGTCATCGGCGTCGATGTCCGCGAGCCTGCCAGTGGAAGTGCCGCCTTCATCAAGGGTGACCTCTCCACAGCATCAGGCGTTGCCGAGATCGCGGCACGGCTTCCAACCCGCCTCGACGCGCTCGCCAATGTCGCCGGCCTTTCCGGCAGCAGCGGCGTCGCCTCGACGCTTGCCGTCAATTTCTATGGGCTTCGTGCCCTGTCGGAAGCCTTGGCGCCCCGCCTGCGCGAAGGCGGCGCCATCGTCAATGTCGCCTCGATCGCCGGCTACGGCTGGCGCGCCAATCTCGAGCGGGCGAAATCGCTGACATCAATCGAAGGCTTTCCCGAGCTGGCGGCAATCGTCGCTGAGCACGGCCTCAAGGATGAGGAAGGTTACCCGCTCTCCAAGGAGCTGCTGCTGCTCTGGACCATGCAGGCAGCCCATCAGCCATTGTTCAAGAACCGCGGGATCCGGGTCAATGCCGTCAGCCCCGGGCCGGTGGAAACGCCGATCCTCAAGCAGTTTCGCGCCGTGCTCGGCGATGCCAGGGTTGATAGCGACATCACCCGCGTCGGACGCGCCGGCACATCCACCGATATCGCGCCTGCCATCCTCTTCCTCTGCTCGGATGGCGCGCGCTGGATCAACGGCACCAATCTTGCCGCCGACGGCGGCCTCGAAGCTTCCATCAACGCCGAAGTCCTCGGCTTCTAG
- a CDS encoding branched-chain amino acid ABC transporter permease — translation MSPNASLASNGISIERWTKSSRVALGCMAAVLVLLMFAPAALGAGAIDRMTALFIYVILAAMWNALAGFGGLVSVGQQVFFGLGAYFTIRLADAGLNPFVAVFAAAIVTGALSIPLSLFMLRLKGGEFAIGMWVISELAHLLVNLDRLIQGETGTSLISLNVYDSGTRRATIYWLALTAMAALLGALFMLMRSRAGAAMQAIRDNEEAATSVGVRVIATKRLLFVLAAFGIAVAGGLWLATATTFQPKTYLSVQWTAYMIFMVLVGGIGKFEGAILGAILFFVIETVFGAAGVWYLIGLGATALIFSLYLPRGLWGEIERRFDFQLLPVGYRLKLPGPTKIQWKE, via the coding sequence ATGAGCCCCAACGCTTCCCTTGCCTCCAACGGAATATCCATAGAACGCTGGACGAAGTCGTCGCGGGTGGCGCTTGGCTGCATGGCCGCGGTGCTCGTCCTGCTGATGTTTGCCCCCGCAGCGCTCGGCGCCGGCGCGATCGACCGGATGACGGCCCTGTTTATCTATGTGATCCTTGCCGCCATGTGGAATGCGCTTGCCGGTTTCGGCGGGCTGGTCTCGGTCGGCCAGCAGGTGTTCTTCGGCCTCGGCGCCTATTTCACCATCCGGCTGGCGGATGCCGGGCTCAATCCCTTCGTCGCGGTCTTTGCCGCCGCGATCGTGACCGGCGCGCTGTCGATCCCGCTTTCGCTGTTCATGCTGCGCCTGAAGGGCGGCGAGTTCGCGATCGGCATGTGGGTGATATCAGAGCTCGCCCATCTGCTGGTCAACCTCGACCGGCTGATCCAGGGGGAAACGGGCACCTCGCTGATCTCCCTCAACGTCTATGATAGCGGCACGCGGCGGGCGACGATCTACTGGCTCGCATTGACGGCCATGGCCGCCCTGCTCGGCGCGCTCTTCATGCTAATGCGCAGCCGTGCCGGCGCGGCCATGCAGGCGATCCGCGACAATGAGGAGGCGGCGACCTCGGTCGGCGTGCGGGTGATTGCAACCAAGAGGCTGCTCTTCGTGCTTGCCGCCTTCGGCATCGCCGTTGCCGGAGGCTTGTGGCTGGCAACCGCCACCACCTTCCAGCCGAAGACCTATTTGAGCGTCCAGTGGACGGCCTACATGATCTTCATGGTGCTGGTCGGCGGGATCGGCAAATTCGAAGGCGCGATCCTCGGCGCCATCCTGTTCTTCGTGATCGAGACCGTCTTCGGCGCTGCCGGCGTCTGGTACCTGATCGGCCTCGGCGCTACCGCTTTGATATTCTCGCTCTACCTGCCGCGCGGCCTTTGGGGCGAAATCGAGCGCCGCTTCGATTTTCAACTTCTGCCCGTCGGTTACCGGCTGAAATTGCCCGGTCCGACCAAGATCCAATGGAAAGAATGA
- a CDS encoding branched-chain amino acid ABC transporter permease produces the protein MINTLLQGILLGGYYAVIACGLSFMFSVMRIINLAHGSLAVAAAYGLWLLAAKAGIPPFAGLLIVLPVMAAAGWLLQRFILERSARGGTLLPILTTFGLSIVIDNLLFEQFGADTRSLAPFIGNLSYASWQLPGHIYVGKLAIMMMVTAVLILGGLQLFLSRFALGRAIRATAEDPDTAGLVGIDARRVNAVATAITMVTVGIAGAFLGMRATFSPYAGGPQLLFAFEAAVIGGAGSLWGTLAGGIVLGLAQSLGAQLHPQGFLIGGHAVFLLVLFVRLSRSGMPIFDKLGARFKLRTRLRSPT, from the coding sequence GTGATCAACACCCTGCTCCAGGGCATCCTGCTCGGCGGTTACTACGCCGTTATCGCCTGTGGACTGTCCTTCATGTTCTCGGTCATGCGGATCATCAATCTCGCGCATGGCAGCCTGGCGGTCGCAGCCGCTTACGGGCTGTGGCTGCTCGCCGCCAAAGCCGGCATTCCGCCCTTCGCCGGCCTGCTGATCGTGCTGCCGGTCATGGCGGCCGCCGGCTGGCTGCTGCAGCGCTTCATTCTGGAACGCAGCGCCCGCGGGGGCACGCTCCTGCCGATCCTGACGACCTTCGGCCTGTCGATCGTCATCGACAACCTGCTGTTCGAGCAGTTCGGCGCCGACACCCGCTCGCTCGCGCCGTTCATCGGCAACCTGTCCTATGCATCATGGCAACTGCCGGGCCACATCTACGTCGGCAAGCTTGCCATCATGATGATGGTGACGGCAGTCCTCATTCTCGGCGGGCTGCAGTTGTTCCTGAGCCGCTTTGCGCTTGGTCGCGCGATCCGCGCCACGGCGGAAGATCCCGACACTGCGGGGCTGGTCGGCATCGACGCCCGCAGGGTCAACGCCGTCGCCACCGCGATCACCATGGTAACGGTCGGGATCGCCGGTGCGTTTCTCGGGATGCGGGCAACCTTCAGCCCCTATGCCGGCGGCCCGCAGCTTCTCTTCGCCTTCGAGGCGGCCGTCATCGGCGGAGCCGGATCGCTATGGGGCACGCTTGCCGGCGGCATCGTTCTCGGTCTTGCCCAATCGCTCGGCGCGCAATTGCATCCGCAAGGCTTCCTGATCGGCGGCCATGCCGTGTTCCTGCTGGTGCTTTTCGTCAGGCTGTCACGGTCCGGCATGCCGATCTTCGACAAACTCGGCGCACGTTTCAAACTGCGCACCCGTCTCCGGAGCCCGACATGA
- a CDS encoding ABC transporter ATP-binding protein: MSLLSIRDLDVRHGLLQAVRGVSFDLAKGEVLALVGANGAGKTTLLRSIAGAHLPSSGRVLLNDEDLAAVPSHKRIAKGIALVPEGRRLFSQMTVEENLLLGKSSGRKGEWSIDRVLDAFPNLKPRRHAKTGHLSGGEQQATAIGRALMSNPDILLLDEVSLGLSPLVVDRVYAQLQALLTSGTTIVLVEQDLARAMSVASRVICMLEGRIVLDRPAADVTRAAVTQAYFGLHRAAGERSAS, translated from the coding sequence ATGAGCCTTCTCTCCATCCGCGACCTCGACGTTCGCCACGGGTTGCTCCAGGCGGTGCGCGGCGTCAGTTTCGATCTTGCCAAGGGCGAGGTGCTGGCGCTGGTCGGCGCCAATGGGGCCGGCAAGACGACGCTGCTCAGATCGATCGCCGGCGCCCATCTGCCATCCTCCGGCCGCGTCCTCCTCAACGATGAAGATCTGGCCGCCGTCCCGTCTCACAAGCGGATCGCCAAGGGCATCGCGCTGGTGCCGGAAGGCCGGCGCCTGTTTTCACAAATGACGGTGGAGGAAAACCTGCTTCTCGGAAAGAGCTCCGGCCGCAAGGGCGAGTGGAGCATCGACCGCGTCCTCGACGCCTTTCCGAACCTGAAACCCCGCCGTCACGCCAAGACCGGACATCTCTCGGGCGGGGAACAGCAGGCGACCGCCATCGGCCGGGCGCTGATGAGCAATCCCGATATTCTTCTCCTGGACGAGGTCTCGCTCGGGCTTTCGCCCCTGGTCGTCGATCGCGTCTACGCCCAATTGCAGGCCTTGCTCACCTCGGGAACGACCATCGTGCTCGTCGAACAGGATCTCGCCCGCGCCATGAGCGTCGCAAGCCGTGTCATCTGCATGCTGGAAGGGCGTATCGTCCTCGACCGGCCGGCCGCCGACGTCACGCGTGCGGCCGTCACCCAAGCCTATTTCGGATTGCACCGGGCAGCCGGCGAAAGGAGCGCATCGTGA
- a CDS encoding ABC transporter ATP-binding protein — translation MLQREAQRRPGEAFLSAKGIHKRFGALVVLENLDFSMGDGEAIGIVGPNGAGKTTLLSVLAGAFPPNEGSITFDGVDVTRRTAAERCRSGLVRTHQIPKPFGGMTTFENVFVAASHGNAASRDEAYARVVDSLSLCGMLGVANRPADTLGLLDRKRLELARALATQPRLMLLDEIGGGLTDGEASELVETILELRRRGIGIVWIEHIVHILLQVAERLICMDAGRIIADGEPKMVMNDAEVVKAYLGGTPA, via the coding sequence GTGCTGCAGCGGGAAGCTCAAAGACGGCCGGGGGAAGCCTTTCTCTCGGCCAAAGGGATCCACAAGCGGTTCGGCGCGCTGGTGGTGCTGGAGAATCTGGATTTTTCCATGGGCGATGGCGAGGCGATCGGCATTGTCGGGCCGAACGGCGCTGGCAAGACCACCCTGCTCAGCGTGCTCGCCGGCGCCTTCCCGCCGAATGAGGGAAGCATCACCTTCGACGGCGTCGACGTCACGCGCCGGACGGCGGCGGAGCGCTGCCGGTCCGGGCTCGTCCGCACCCATCAGATTCCCAAGCCCTTCGGCGGCATGACAACCTTCGAAAATGTCTTCGTCGCCGCATCGCACGGCAATGCCGCAAGCCGCGACGAGGCCTATGCGCGCGTGGTGGATTCGCTTTCGCTCTGCGGCATGCTTGGAGTCGCCAACCGCCCGGCCGACACGCTTGGCCTGCTGGACCGCAAACGGCTGGAGCTTGCCCGTGCGCTTGCCACGCAGCCGAGGCTGATGCTGCTCGACGAGATCGGCGGCGGCCTGACCGATGGCGAGGCGAGCGAGCTGGTGGAAACCATCCTCGAATTGCGCCGCCGCGGTATCGGCATCGTCTGGATCGAGCATATCGTTCATATCCTGCTGCAGGTAGCGGAGCGGCTGATCTGCATGGACGCCGGCAGGATCATCGCCGATGGCGAACCGAAAATGGTCATGAACGACGCGGAGGTGGTCAAGGCCTATCTCGGAGGGACACCCGCATGA
- a CDS encoding ABC transporter substrate-binding protein produces MNGIFRNGKFNAASLSRRSFIASTVAGGAALALSGRTAFAQSGDTLKVGFISPRTGPLGGFGETDGYVLELARKALANGLQAGGKTWKVEILDQDTQSDPSRAGQLAKDLINNQAIDLMLAVSTPETINPVADACEAAGIPCLSTVMPWEAWYFGRGAKPGAPSPFKWTYHFGFGVEEFHKAYVSQWNLIETNKKVGVMYPNDADGNAIRTHLAPALAKAGFTIVDPGAYETGTTDFSAQIALFRQEGVEIFNSFPIPPDFAAFWRQAAQQGLTQQIKICQIAKTGLFPSDIEALGDLGLNIGSAAYWHKAFPYKSTLTGVSGTELADGYETASGKQWTQQLGASLALLDAGFDALKASTDVKSKEAVVKAISTLKTTTIAGKVDFTSGPVANVSPGPIIGTQWVKAPEGSKFALDYVVTENATDPNVPVGAKLTAYNG; encoded by the coding sequence ATGAACGGCATTTTCCGCAACGGCAAATTCAACGCGGCATCGCTGAGCCGCCGCTCTTTCATCGCATCGACCGTCGCGGGCGGTGCTGCGCTGGCGCTTTCCGGCCGCACGGCCTTCGCTCAGAGCGGCGATACGTTGAAGGTCGGCTTCATCAGCCCGCGCACCGGCCCTCTCGGCGGCTTCGGCGAAACGGACGGCTATGTGCTGGAACTGGCGCGCAAGGCGCTGGCGAACGGCCTGCAGGCGGGCGGCAAGACCTGGAAGGTTGAGATTCTCGACCAGGACACCCAGTCCGATCCCTCGCGCGCCGGCCAGTTGGCGAAGGACCTGATCAACAACCAAGCGATCGACCTGATGCTCGCCGTCTCGACGCCCGAAACCATCAATCCGGTGGCCGATGCCTGCGAGGCAGCCGGAATTCCCTGCCTTTCGACGGTCATGCCCTGGGAAGCCTGGTATTTCGGCCGCGGCGCCAAGCCGGGCGCGCCCTCGCCGTTCAAGTGGACCTATCATTTCGGCTTCGGCGTCGAAGAGTTCCACAAGGCCTATGTTTCGCAGTGGAACCTGATCGAGACCAACAAGAAGGTCGGCGTCATGTATCCCAACGACGCCGACGGCAATGCGATCCGCACGCATCTGGCGCCGGCGCTCGCCAAGGCGGGCTTCACCATCGTCGATCCCGGAGCCTATGAAACCGGAACCACCGACTTTTCCGCGCAGATCGCTCTCTTCAGGCAGGAGGGCGTGGAGATCTTCAATTCGTTCCCGATTCCGCCCGACTTCGCCGCCTTCTGGCGCCAGGCCGCACAGCAGGGCCTCACCCAGCAGATCAAGATCTGCCAGATCGCCAAGACCGGCCTGTTTCCCTCCGACATCGAGGCGCTCGGCGATCTCGGCCTGAACATCGGCAGCGCCGCCTACTGGCACAAGGCCTTCCCCTACAAATCGACGCTGACGGGCGTCTCCGGAACCGAACTCGCCGACGGCTATGAAACGGCCAGCGGCAAGCAGTGGACGCAGCAGCTCGGCGCCAGCCTTGCGCTTCTCGACGCCGGCTTCGATGCGCTGAAGGCCAGCACCGACGTCAAGAGCAAGGAGGCGGTCGTCAAGGCGATCAGCACGCTGAAGACCACCACGATCGCCGGCAAGGTCGACTTCACCAGCGGTCCCGTCGCCAACGTCTCTCCCGGGCCGATCATCGGCACGCAATGGGTGAAGGCGCCGGAGGGGTCGAAATTCGCGCTGGACTACGTCGTTACCGAAAACGCCACCGACCCGAATGTGCCAGTCGGCGCCAAGCTCACCGCTTATAACGGATAA
- a CDS encoding aldehyde dehydrogenase → MGETVFSAQLMINNEAMDASEGATFERIDPLTGDVATIASAGSIADMTRAANAAAAAFPDWSQTGPGERRRLLNAAADILEARTPELVAAMTGETGATAQWAAINCGLGADILREAAAMTTQISGELIPSGIPGSLAMAVRQPAGVCVGIAPWNAPVILGTRAVAMPLACGNTVILKASELCPKTHGLIGDILRDAGFPRGVVNVVSNAPSDAAAVVDALIAHPAVRRINFTGSTRVGRIIAETAARHLKRCLLELGGKAPFIVLADADINEAVSAAAFGAFMNQGQICMSTERIILMDEIADGFVGKFRTKAATLVAGNPRDGNTPLGTLINAEAVRRIRSLVDDALQKGAVLVCGGQANGTLMDATVIDHVTPAMRIYREESFGPVAAIVRVGSVDEAVTVANDNEYGLSAAVFSADVNAALAVAMRLESGICHINEATVSDEPQMPFGGVKSSGYGRFGGKAAIDEFTELRWITMASGKRHYPI, encoded by the coding sequence ATGGGTGAAACAGTGTTTTCGGCACAGCTGATGATCAACAACGAGGCGATGGATGCTTCCGAAGGGGCCACCTTCGAACGCATCGATCCGTTGACCGGCGATGTCGCAACGATCGCCTCGGCAGGATCGATTGCCGACATGACGCGGGCAGCCAATGCGGCAGCGGCGGCCTTTCCGGACTGGTCGCAGACCGGCCCGGGCGAACGGCGCAGACTTCTGAATGCCGCAGCAGACATCCTGGAGGCCCGCACCCCCGAACTCGTTGCCGCCATGACCGGCGAAACCGGCGCCACCGCGCAATGGGCGGCGATCAATTGCGGCCTCGGCGCGGATATTCTTCGCGAGGCGGCGGCGATGACCACGCAAATATCCGGCGAGCTCATCCCTTCCGGCATTCCGGGAAGCCTCGCCATGGCGGTCCGCCAGCCGGCAGGCGTCTGCGTCGGCATTGCCCCCTGGAATGCGCCTGTTATCCTCGGCACCCGCGCCGTCGCCATGCCGCTTGCCTGCGGAAATACGGTCATCCTGAAGGCTTCCGAACTCTGCCCGAAGACCCATGGCCTGATCGGCGACATCCTGCGTGACGCCGGCTTTCCGCGCGGCGTCGTCAATGTCGTTTCCAATGCGCCGAGCGATGCAGCCGCCGTCGTCGATGCGCTGATCGCCCATCCCGCTGTCCGCCGCATCAACTTCACCGGCTCCACGCGTGTCGGCAGGATCATCGCCGAAACCGCGGCAAGGCATCTCAAGCGCTGCCTGCTCGAACTCGGCGGCAAGGCGCCGTTCATCGTCCTTGCCGATGCCGATATCAATGAGGCCGTCAGTGCGGCCGCCTTCGGCGCCTTCATGAACCAGGGTCAGATCTGCATGTCGACCGAGCGGATCATCCTGATGGACGAGATCGCCGACGGCTTCGTCGGCAAGTTCCGCACGAAGGCCGCAACCCTCGTCGCCGGCAATCCCAGGGACGGCAACACGCCGCTCGGCACGCTGATCAACGCCGAGGCCGTCCGCCGCATCCGATCGCTCGTCGATGACGCCCTGCAGAAGGGCGCGGTTCTCGTCTGCGGCGGCCAGGCCAACGGCACGCTGATGGACGCGACCGTCATCGATCACGTGACGCCTGCTATGCGGATCTACCGCGAGGAGAGTTTCGGGCCGGTCGCGGCGATCGTCCGGGTCGGCAGCGTCGACGAGGCTGTGACGGTTGCCAACGACAACGAATACGGGCTGTCGGCCGCCGTCTTCAGCGCCGACGTCAATGCAGCACTTGCCGTCGCCATGCGGCTCGAATCCGGCATCTGCCACATCAACGAAGCGACCGTTTCCGACGAGCCGCAAATGCCCTTCGGCGGCGTCAAATCAAGCGGCTACGGCCGCTTCGGCGGCAAGGCGGCAATCGATGAATTCACCGAGCTCAGATGGATCACCATGGCCTCGGGAAAACGGCACTACCCGATCTGA